A window from Synechococcus sp. RSCCF101 encodes these proteins:
- a CDS encoding SufS family cysteine desulfurase, with product MSILNAIPADTVAAPASSSLTLADRTRPDFPILEQTTADGRPLLYLDHAATSQKPRQVLEAISAYYANDNANVHRGAHQLSARATEGFENARSTVSRFIGAGGPREIVFTRNASEAINLVARTWGDASLQPGDEVVVSVMEHHSNLVPWQLLAQRTGCVLRPVGIDASGRLNLAEFRSLLGPRTRLVSLVHVSNTLGTCNPISEIADMAHRAGALVLADACQSLPHQPVTVTELDVDFLVGSSHKLCGPTGMGFLWGREALLESMPPFLGGGEMIDEVFLDHSTWAGLPHKFEAGTPAIGEAIGMAAAIDYLSALGLERIHLWEQQLTAHLFERLEAIDGLTVLGPSPAQQPHRGALAAFVVEGLHANDIAELLDVQGICIRSGHHCTQPLHRLLGLPASARASLSFTTTPADIDRFAEELQGTIAMLRG from the coding sequence ATGTCGATCCTGAACGCGATCCCGGCCGACACCGTCGCTGCGCCGGCCAGTTCATCCCTGACCCTGGCCGATCGCACCCGGCCGGATTTCCCGATCCTTGAGCAGACCACCGCCGACGGCCGGCCCCTGCTCTACCTCGATCACGCCGCCACGAGCCAGAAGCCCCGTCAGGTGCTGGAGGCCATCTCGGCCTACTACGCCAACGACAACGCCAATGTGCACAGGGGCGCGCACCAGCTGAGCGCCCGCGCCACGGAAGGCTTCGAGAACGCCCGCTCCACCGTCAGCCGCTTCATCGGGGCCGGCGGACCACGGGAAATCGTCTTCACCCGCAACGCCAGCGAGGCCATCAACCTGGTGGCCCGCACCTGGGGTGATGCCAGCCTTCAGCCCGGCGACGAGGTGGTGGTCTCCGTCATGGAGCACCACAGCAACCTCGTTCCCTGGCAGCTTCTGGCCCAGCGCACCGGCTGCGTGCTCCGGCCGGTGGGCATCGACGCCAGCGGCCGGCTCAATCTCGCCGAGTTCCGCTCCCTGCTCGGCCCCCGCACCCGGCTCGTGAGCCTGGTGCACGTGAGCAACACCCTCGGCACCTGCAATCCCATCTCGGAGATCGCCGACATGGCCCACCGGGCCGGGGCACTGGTGCTGGCGGATGCCTGCCAGAGCCTTCCCCACCAGCCCGTGACCGTGACGGAGCTCGATGTCGACTTCCTCGTCGGCTCCTCCCACAAGCTCTGCGGCCCCACCGGCATGGGCTTCCTCTGGGGCCGCGAGGCGCTGCTCGAGAGCATGCCGCCCTTCCTGGGCGGCGGCGAGATGATCGATGAGGTGTTCCTCGATCACAGCACCTGGGCCGGGCTGCCCCACAAGTTCGAGGCCGGCACCCCGGCCATCGGCGAGGCCATCGGTATGGCGGCGGCCATCGATTACCTCTCGGCTCTGGGCCTCGAGCGGATTCACCTCTGGGAGCAGCAGCTCACCGCTCACCTGTTCGAGCGTCTCGAGGCGATCGACGGCCTGACGGTCCTCGGCCCGAGCCCGGCTCAGCAGCCCCACCGGGGGGCCCTGGCCGCCTTTGTCGTGGAGGGTCTCCACGCCAACGACATCGCCGAACTGCTGGATGTGCAGGGCATCTGCATCCGCAGCGGTCACCACTGCACCCAGCCATTGCACCGGCTCCTGGGTCTGCCGGCCAGCGCACGCGCCAGCCTCAGCTTCACCACCACCCCGGCCGATATCGACCGCTTCGCCGAGGAGCTTCAGGGCACCATCGCCATGCTCCGCGGCTGA